CAGTGGCGTCATAAAAGGACCTTTTGTGTTATGGGTCCTAAAATTCATTGAGTGATAAGTCTTGACTAATTTCACACTATTTTACAAATTCAACTCCTAAATTTGGTAAAAGATGAATTTCTTTCCTTTATCAATTCACGTTGTTCATTCAATAAAATGTTTTATTTGGTCTACCAATATAGAAAACAACAAAGCATCGTTAAGGATTAAAGATGAAACAAATTAAATCCTATGGCATTTTGTTATCACAGAAGAGTTTATTATATTAGATTTGCATGAAGCACAAAAAAACATAAGAACTACATAACATTTTTCCTAATGATTGAAGACTTACGACAACTAACATGACAACAAAGACGACTAcataattgattaattaaaagacTCGATAGTTGCACTGGTAAATTCTCCTCCTAAGACtagtttcaaattcaagaactccaATTAGCATTGCTTCATAGTTCCAGAACTCTCCCCCTCATATAGATCCGGGACAATATTCAAATCCAATTTGGCTCGCTCAGCCAGAATATTATTTTTTGCATCTTTTTTTATTTTGTCCAGCCGCAACTTGAGTGCTACCAACTGCTCCAACCTGCGTTTATCAGGCGGTATTTCTGAACCAGGATACAAGATCTCATACCTTCTTTTTcgactttctttcttctcgttCACTACCTGAAATTCTTCATAGAGATCATCAAAGGCCTTCCCCACATCAGGTTGATCAACAACATGGGGATTATCTAGCCTCCATTCCAGGAATCTATTAATTATATTTTCGATACTAGTGGAGCCATAGGAATATGTCTTTCCACTAGGTGAAAAGAGGAGAACGCCAACATCTGCTCCCATCAAAGTTGAAAGCTTATCCGCTTTCATGAACAGGCTTTGTTTCCTTTTTGAAAAGGTAACGTAGCGTGATTCTTTACATTCAACCAACTTCATCTCAATCTTTTGCCTACCCCTACTCACCTTCCTTTCCATTGCAAAAAGAAAATACTTAAAGAAGAAACTAAGCAGATGTTTTGGTTGAATAAGCCTGTGCAATGTCGAGCGGAATGCCCATGTAATTTATAGTTGGTGCATGACTTCTTTTGTCAAGCGTATTGTCATGTGTAATTAATGTATTCACATTATGTGAATTTATTACAAGATTATCATGAATCCTTTTAATAaaattttattattatatttatctCACTGCAATTATAAAGAACAAATCTACAACTCTAACTCATAAAACCGTATAATGTGATTTTACACCTCTAATTAGTTGCATTTATTGTTACTTTTTAACCTTGCCTTGCTTTATGAAATTTTTTTAcctaattattttcctttttgacATCATCTTTATCACTTTCACTGTTATTTTTAAGATTTCCACTTTTAAGTCATATAGACAATTCGATGCTCAGTAACACTAAATTCACATAACATATATTACAACACACATATCGTGCTCtctaaaaaaatgtttttaaagtAATTATACTCCCTGAATTTTGTAGTCTTCTTAAGTTACAGTTAACAATTAAAATGAACAATAACTCCCATAGATAAGTAAATCATATTATTATATAAGTGGGAAGACTAATAAGTTCCACACAAGGAACTTAAACAATCTATCAAACTGATTTAGAAGCAAGTGAGAATAACAACTTGTAGAGGAAGAAATCTGTTTTCTATTGATTATGAAGCTCAGGAATAAAAAATGAGATACAATCAACTTATATAGACTAACTGGTCCTACTGCTAACCGACTCAATTCTAACTAATTCTAACAGCTGTACAACTGACTCTAAAA
Above is a genomic segment from Lycium barbarum isolate Lr01 chromosome 12, ASM1917538v2, whole genome shotgun sequence containing:
- the LOC132622954 gene encoding agamous-like MADS-box protein AGL29, translating into MERKVSRGRQKIEMKLVECKESRYVTFSKRKQSLFMKADKLSTLMGADVGVLLFSPSGKTYSYGSTSIENIINRFLEWRLDNPHVVDQPDVGKAFDDLYEEFQVVNEKKESRKRRYEILYPGSEIPPDKRRLEQLVALKLRLDKIKKDAKNNILAERAKLDLNIVPDLYEGESSGTMKQC